In Vibrio cidicii, the DNA window CTATACTCAGCGCTGGGTGAATGATGATGTATTGGTCTATGAGCGCCAAGAGGGCGACGATGTGGTGACCGTCGCGCTCAACCGTGGCCCTGCAACGTCGGTGACGGTGAGCAACTTGGCCATGAAAGACGGTAGCCACACCAGTTTGATTGGCGATGACAGCGTTAGCGTTGCTGGCGGACAGGCGACGTTCCACTTGGCACAAAACCAAGCGGTGGTATTGCATGCCACAGGCAGTGGCAGCGTGGATCCGACGTTGAAAAGTGTCACCTTCACTTGCTACAACGGCTACACCAATCTTGGTCAAAGCGTTTACGCGGTGGGCAGTGTTGCTCAGCTCGGCAACTGGGCAGCTTCAGGCGCGGTCAAACTTGACCCGGCACAGTACCCAACGTGGAGTGCAACAATTAGCGTACCAGCGGCGCAAAACATTGAGTGGAAGTGCCTAAAACGGGATGAAACCAATCCAGCGCTAAACGTGGTTTGGCAATCTGGTGCAAACAATCAACTGAGCAGCAGTAGCAGTGCTACCCAAGGTGCTTTCTAGCCTTAAGCTACGTCGCTAATGCTTGAATAAAACTCTGCTTAAAGAAAAATCCGATAGCCTTGGCTATCGGATTTTTACCTTGCTACTCAACTACTCAACTATTCGGCTAACACGGATTCAACGGTGAACTCGGGTGGGTTGGCCTTGAGCGCTTCAAAGCTTGGGCCTTCGCCTTTGATCAACCACATCGGAGCGTAGAGCGAATCGAAGCTTGGTGTTTCACCCGTTTGTTGGTAGTGCACCTTTAAAAACGCGGTGAGAATGTTATGAAACAAGCAGCTACGGTCATTAAGGTGCAAGCTCTCTTCTCCGGTTTTGCCGCCATTTTGTTCGGCGAAATAGGCATACCATTGATAGTTGGCCTCGATAGACGCTTCCACCGCTTGGTCTAGCGGTGTTGCTTCAAATCCCCAGCTAATTGCAATCAGGCTGTAGAGCGGAAAAATAAGAAACTCATAGTAATTCATCCAGTAAGGTTCGCCTTTTTCAGCTTCAGCAATTAACTCACTGGTGAGGTAGGGAACCACCGCTTGCAGCAGTGCGGCCTGTTGCTCCTTGTTTTGCTCACCAAACAAAAACGCCTTAAACAAGTGAAAGAAATCTTGTTCAATCGGACGAAAATCGGTGAGGTCTGTTTTCCGTGAGATTTCATGAGCGGGAACGGCGTTGAGCTGCGCTTTCGCTTGTTGATTGTCGGCCAAAATCGCCATGCTTGCGCCATCCAACCAATGAACCAAAGAGTCGTAGCTGTTGTAATCGTGCTGCTTTTCTACTGTGGTGACTTGCAAGCGCTGGGTAAAATAGTCCACCTCAATGGTCTGGTTCGGCTGGCAGTGAATCGCCCAATGCATCTTAGCCAGCTCGGACGCCGAACCAATCAAATATTGAATCGCAGGCCGAGACCAATGCAAAAGAATTGCGCGTGCTATTGCATGATAAACTGTCGCTGACGCTGCATGATTCTGGATGTAGGTTGAGTTTGATGAATTCTTTTCAAAAGAAGCACGATAAAAGTGAATATCTTCAATTCCCCAGATGGTGTAATCAGTACGATTCTCAATCATGTAATACGTGAACTTGTGGTGTGGTTTTATGAGTGTATTCATGGTTCAGCCTTGCTTATAGTCGATGATATTGATGCTACCTAAGGCACCACTATTGGTGATATGTTGGTGAACTACTTTGTAGCTCAACTTGTTTTGTTGTACTGCATCGCTTAAAACACGTAAATTCATGCGTAACTCTGTTGTATTAGCCTGTTTTTCCATCTCTAAAATAATTGCCTCGATATATTTAGGATGCCCCTGTTGGTAACTCTTTTTGTCTAGCTTCCTAGAGCCTAAGGCGGGTGAAGAGCTTGTATGCCCTTTCGCTTCCAAGATCGTAACTGCTCCTGACTTTTCGTCAACGTAAATAAAATCGAATCGGCCAGAGCCATTCCCCGCACCGGGACCTGTGGCCAATGGCTTACCCAACTTCGCTTGATTCGCGTAATGTTTGGCGGCCATTTCCCCAAGAATTTCTGAACTTCGATTCACTTCTCGTCGGGTTTGAGAAAGTAAGATCTCTTGTTCAGGCGTGAGCTGTTTCCCTGACTCTTTTATCGCGATAAGCTCTCTTTGTATCTCCAATTTTTCTTGGCGACGGGCTGCGAGCTGTGCAACGGTTGGGCTACCTTTGATGTCTGGATAGTCTGCTGTGTTGATTTTTTGGTTGGTTGGTTGGCCAACTTTTAATGCTGTTTTACTGATGTCACTGTTTTTTAATGCAATGGCTTTACTTGAGCCTTGCCAGTGCCCATCGATAAATTCCCATTCATTCTCTTGGTAAAATTGGAAGCGCTCAGGAGAAGTATCGGATTTTCCTCCGTTTAGTGTCGCGACATAGTCTCGATATTCATCCCAAGTTTTATCGTCCATCCCATCAGGGCGAACATGCGGCACACCATTTCGATCGAGGGGAATCTCACGAAGTGTTGAGCCATTTGAATAGCTACCGTTAATTTTTGTTGGGTTACCTGATGCATCTAAGTTCAGGTGATGTGGCAGGCCTGATATGGCTTCTGCCAGTGTTCCCATATTGTTATCTTTGAGTTTTTGGCTGACTGCACGGCAAAGTTCCTCAAAAGGAATGTCTTCGATTTTCTTAAAAATCTTAAGCTTACCGACAGCAAGGTCTATACCCAGATCGATAGCTAAGTCGATAAGGATTGTTTTCGGATCTCCATTAAGTTCTCCCTTGAGTAGTCGTCGGAGTGTCTTGATGGAATCAATAATCTGATATGCTGTGTAGGCCGCACTGGCAAGAGATACAGCTTTAATAAGCAAGGGTATTAGAAAGAGGGCATTGTGCTCTGCTGCGTTTCCAGCCGCATTTGCTCCAGTCTCGACGTTACCGCTAGCAGCGTACACCGTGATGCCAGCGACAAGTTTGGTGATATTGACGCCATGAGCTTTAAGTTCTTGTAGTTCTCTAACTTTATTCTCGACGTATGTCTTCTCATCAATAATGCCGTTAGAGCGCTCAAATTCGCTGAGAGTTTGTTCTGAGAAACGTTCAACCTTACCTTTAGTAACCGCGATTTCTTGTTCTAAACGAGGGCGTACATATCTATCGGCAATAAATTCTCCAACGACGCCACCAAGTGCGCCACTGCCGCATTGATTGGCAATGTCATTTCTATTTGCGCCATTAATAGCAGCGGATGCGGCGCCGAGACCACACCCTAAAGCGGCATGGCTAATGTATTTTGTGGCTTCGGAAATAGGGTTAGCTGATTTTGCTGCTTTGCCTATCTGCTCTGCGACATTTTTACCAATATTCGCTACCGCTGCATGAGCAAGGGAGTTGACGAGTACCTTATC includes these proteins:
- a CDS encoding immunity 49 family protein; translation: MNTLIKPHHKFTYYMIENRTDYTIWGIEDIHFYRASFEKNSSNSTYIQNHAASATVYHAIARAILLHWSRPAIQYLIGSASELAKMHWAIHCQPNQTIEVDYFTQRLQVTTVEKQHDYNSYDSLVHWLDGASMAILADNQQAKAQLNAVPAHEISRKTDLTDFRPIEQDFFHLFKAFLFGEQNKEQQAALLQAVVPYLTSELIAEAEKGEPYWMNYYEFLIFPLYSLIAISWGFEATPLDQAVEASIEANYQWYAYFAEQNGGKTGEESLHLNDRSCLFHNILTAFLKVHYQQTGETPSFDSLYAPMWLIKGEGPSFEALKANPPEFTVESVLAE
- a CDS encoding DUF637 domain-containing protein, with translation MSAVDLLSLVSKEVLYAEGAVLESQGILELLSTMGVVLKPATDSWSYSKSFEIKTSGAFGSKEESAESESRAEIVRTLLKAGKDLIISTEFGPITIQAVNLESEGITKLLSKDTINFEAYLERHNYSKEESYDDGLAFRNAGKGFAKEYAYYSEFVNKGGLVLEAAKGIKIDVVGDPNNFDNTLALLKQSPDMAWIQAAEDYIQSTPELQLEWNKIKELNESWDYDVKGLTPAGMAILSLAVAVATGGAGLTLFAGTGPLTAALNAGFTSLVTNASSQLIAGNSLSDTLKNMTSRDSIKGLATAMVTAGVMNYVDTSLMGGFESDVSSSLQNGGFVDSVVPDFIGNADEIASIADQTVNSILYTAVQVNVESLIDGHGLTSVKDLDKVLVNSLAHAAVANIGKNVAEQIGKAAKSANPISEATKYISHAALGCGLGAASAAINGANRNDIANQCGSGALGGVVGEFIADRYVRPRLEQEIAVTKGKVERFSEQTLSEFERSNGIIDEKTYVENKVRELQELKAHGVNITKLVAGITVYAASGNVETGANAAGNAAEHNALFLIPLLIKAVSLASAAYTAYQIIDSIKTLRRLLKGELNGDPKTILIDLAIDLGIDLAVGKLKIFKKIEDIPFEELCRAVSQKLKDNNMGTLAEAISGLPHHLNLDASGNPTKINGSYSNGSTLREIPLDRNGVPHVRPDGMDDKTWDEYRDYVATLNGGKSDTSPERFQFYQENEWEFIDGHWQGSSKAIALKNSDISKTALKVGQPTNQKINTADYPDIKGSPTVAQLAARRQEKLEIQRELIAIKESGKQLTPEQEILLSQTRREVNRSSEILGEMAAKHYANQAKLGKPLATGPGAGNGSGRFDFIYVDEKSGAVTILEAKGHTSSSPALGSRKLDKKSYQQGHPKYIEAIILEMEKQANTTELRMNLRVLSDAVQQNKLSYKVVHQHITNSGALGSINIIDYKQG